One genomic window of Rhinolophus ferrumequinum isolate MPI-CBG mRhiFer1 chromosome 23, mRhiFer1_v1.p, whole genome shotgun sequence includes the following:
- the EDN3 gene encoding endothelin-3, with amino-acid sequence MELGLWLLFGVTVTSAAGLVPRPQPGDAGRSGVPQATPAARSEGDIEETVAAKAVQGPRPESPGQTQAAEGGPVRGRARRCTCFTYKDKECVYYCHLDIIWINTPEQTVPYGLSNYRGSSRGRRSAGLFPRSHQPLKWTPRCTCVQGDDRACARFCTRTLAVGRHSGTAGKLDREAVTASGADGRQHPRRLKSRTERASRL; translated from the exons ATGGAGCTGGGGCTGTGGCTCCTTTTCGGGGTCACAGTGACCTCCGCTGCAG GATTGGTGCCTCGCCCCCAGCCTGGAGATGCTGGCAGAAGCGGGGTACCCCAGGCCACTCCTGCAGCCAGATCTGAGGGGGACATCGAGGAGACTGTGGCAGCGAAGGCAGTGCAGGGTCCACGCCCCGAAAGCCCTGGGCAGACGCAGGCGGCCGAGGGAGGCCCCGTGCGCGGCAGAGCCCGGCGCTGCACGTGCTTCACCTACAAGGACAAGGAGTGCGTCTACTACTGCCACCTGGACATCATTTGGATCAATACCCCCGA GCAGACTGTGCCCTATGGACTGTCCAACTACAGAGGAAGCTCCCGTGGCAGAAGGTCTGCAGGGCTGTTTCCGCGGAGCCACCAGCCCTTGAAGTGGACACCACGCTGCACTTGTGTGCAGGGCGACGACAGGGCCTGCGCACGCTTCTGCACTCGGACTCTGGCTGTCGGCAG GCATTCAGGGACAGCAGGAAAACTGGACCGAGAAGCAGTGACTGCCAGCGGTGCCGATGGACGCCAGCATCCGAGGAG GTTGAAATCAAGGACAGAGAGAGCAAGTAGGCTTTAG